The following are encoded in a window of Algiphilus aromaticivorans DG1253 genomic DNA:
- a CDS encoding RNA polymerase sigma factor FliA, producing the protein MIPAAAYEANAGTSVNALVAEHQELVRRIAWHLSARLPDSVDVDDLIQAGQIGLIEAARHYKSDGGASFATFAGTRIRGAMLDELRRGDWMPRSVHRNARAISRAVRAVEGRSGRAATETEIAAELGVPLAEYHAMADAAARGPLLSLEGLSAEDDAPPDVPDADSPDALEQLAGAGFRHALTEAIDRLPERERQVMGLYYDESLNLREIGGVLGVTESRVCQIHAQAVARLRGRLTAWL; encoded by the coding sequence ATGATTCCGGCCGCGGCCTACGAGGCCAATGCGGGCACTTCGGTGAACGCGCTGGTCGCCGAGCATCAGGAGCTGGTGCGGCGCATCGCCTGGCATCTGAGCGCGCGGCTGCCCGATTCGGTGGATGTGGATGATCTCATCCAGGCCGGTCAGATAGGCCTGATCGAAGCCGCGCGCCACTACAAATCCGACGGCGGCGCCAGCTTCGCGACCTTCGCCGGCACGCGCATCCGCGGTGCCATGCTCGACGAGCTGCGCCGGGGCGACTGGATGCCGCGCTCCGTGCATCGAAACGCTCGCGCCATCTCTCGGGCTGTGCGCGCGGTGGAAGGGCGTAGCGGGCGCGCGGCGACCGAGACCGAGATCGCCGCCGAGCTGGGCGTGCCGCTCGCCGAGTACCACGCCATGGCCGACGCCGCTGCGCGCGGGCCGCTGCTGTCGCTTGAAGGCCTGAGCGCAGAGGACGACGCGCCGCCGGATGTTCCCGACGCCGACAGCCCGGATGCGCTGGAGCAACTTGCCGGCGCCGGCTTCCGTCACGCCCTTACCGAAGCCATTGATCGGCTCCCCGAGCGCGAACGTCAGGTTATGGGCCTGTACTACGACGAGTCCCTCAATCTTCGGGAAATCGGCGGCGTGCTCGGCGTCACCGAATCCCGGGTCTGCCAGATCCATGCCCAGGCCGTAGCCCGTTTACGCGGGCGACTGACGGCCTGGCTCTAA
- the flhF gene encoding flagellar biosynthesis protein FlhF: protein MKIKRYFAPTMREAMRRVRADQGADAVILGSESRDGGIELVAAIDYDAALLQQAVRRQSGAAEPAHPASTQAQPQDEAASRPAPGVWEQDPQLQRLQRELADVRRMLSTSLEQQTDATLRAHPQRARALRNLEALGIDSGLAREIAAHIPEQAAGPRQRNLPLALLARRLRVPGAAFYSAPTRLALIGPTGAGKTTTLAKLAARAVAADGAREVTLISMDGHRAGAEAQIGVYARLLGVPLRIVRGADELATALADCADCRHVFVDCAGTGPADSKLAALLPRLAAMKEGPQPLQTLLVLPANVQREDLLGAIARFAPAAPVAAALTKIDECSRFGGALSALIGTRTPLAWLADGQAVPRDLHRVDAGEVVLRAARQARAAQQQEFSEQQALREGTHA from the coding sequence GTGAAGATCAAGCGCTATTTCGCACCGACCATGCGCGAAGCCATGCGCCGCGTACGCGCCGATCAGGGAGCCGACGCGGTGATCCTGGGCAGCGAATCCCGCGACGGCGGCATCGAGCTGGTCGCCGCCATCGACTATGACGCGGCCTTGCTGCAGCAGGCAGTGCGCCGACAGAGCGGCGCGGCCGAGCCGGCGCATCCCGCTTCGACGCAGGCGCAGCCGCAGGACGAGGCGGCATCCCGCCCTGCACCCGGGGTCTGGGAGCAGGATCCGCAACTGCAAAGGCTGCAGCGCGAGCTCGCCGACGTGCGCCGCATGCTGTCGACCAGCCTCGAGCAGCAGACCGACGCCACCCTGCGCGCGCATCCGCAGCGGGCGCGGGCCCTGCGCAACCTGGAGGCGCTGGGCATCGACAGCGGTCTGGCGCGCGAGATCGCGGCACATATTCCCGAGCAGGCCGCCGGTCCGCGCCAGCGCAATCTGCCGCTGGCGCTGTTGGCGCGCCGACTGCGCGTGCCGGGGGCGGCTTTCTACAGCGCGCCCACGCGGCTGGCGCTGATCGGCCCCACCGGCGCCGGCAAGACGACGACGCTGGCCAAGCTGGCCGCGCGCGCCGTCGCCGCCGACGGTGCGCGCGAGGTTACGCTGATCAGCATGGATGGCCACCGCGCCGGCGCAGAGGCGCAGATCGGCGTCTATGCCCGGCTCCTGGGTGTGCCGCTGCGCATTGTGCGCGGCGCCGACGAGCTGGCGACGGCGCTGGCGGATTGCGCCGATTGCCGGCACGTCTTCGTCGACTGCGCCGGTACCGGCCCGGCCGACAGCAAGCTGGCGGCGCTGCTGCCGCGGCTGGCGGCGATGAAGGAAGGCCCGCAGCCGCTGCAGACATTGCTGGTGCTGCCCGCCAATGTGCAGCGCGAGGACCTGCTCGGCGCCATCGCCCGTTTCGCCCCGGCAGCGCCGGTGGCGGCGGCGCTCACCAAGATCGACGAGTGCAGCCGCTTCGGTGGCGCGCTGTCGGCGCTGATCGGCACGCGCACGCCGCTGGCCTGGCTGGCCGACGGCCAGGCCGTGCCGCGCGACCTGCACCGCGTCGACGCCGGCGAGGTCGTTCTGCGCGCTGCACGCCAGGCGCGTGCCGCCCAGCAGCAGGAATTCTCCGAGCAACAAGCCCTTCGGGAGGGCACCCATGCATGA
- a CDS encoding MinD/ParA family protein: MHDSIPGQAAGLADAQHGPVRVIAIASGKGGVGKTNVAVNLALALQLADKQTMLLDADLGMGNVDVLLGLQPHFNLMHVVGGHCSLDEALLEGPMGLAIVPAASGKQRMADLAHAEHVGLVNAFSSLTRPLDCLVIDTAAGISDSVVTFSRAAQEVVIVACNEPASLTDAYALIKVLSREHGVARVHVVANMVKSAPEGFDVYENLKRVAARFLDVHIDYLGHVPYDDFLRRAVQRQRAVAEAYPGSPSAAAFRELAARALKWPLPKGARGDTEFFVERMVAGGATA, translated from the coding sequence ATGCATGATTCCATTCCGGGCCAGGCCGCTGGTCTCGCCGACGCACAGCACGGCCCCGTTCGCGTCATCGCCATCGCCAGCGGCAAGGGCGGCGTCGGCAAGACCAACGTCGCCGTGAATCTGGCCCTGGCGCTGCAGCTGGCGGACAAGCAGACCATGCTGCTCGACGCCGATCTCGGCATGGGCAATGTCGACGTGCTGCTTGGCCTGCAGCCGCACTTCAACCTGATGCACGTCGTCGGCGGGCACTGTAGCCTCGACGAGGCATTGCTGGAAGGTCCAATGGGGCTGGCCATCGTGCCGGCGGCTTCCGGCAAGCAGCGCATGGCCGATCTTGCCCACGCCGAGCACGTTGGGCTGGTCAATGCCTTTTCCTCGCTGACGCGGCCGCTGGATTGTCTGGTCATAGACACCGCCGCCGGCATCTCCGACAGCGTGGTCACCTTCTCGCGCGCCGCGCAGGAGGTCGTCATCGTGGCCTGCAACGAGCCGGCCTCGCTGACCGACGCCTATGCCCTGATCAAGGTGCTGTCGCGCGAGCACGGCGTGGCGCGCGTGCACGTGGTGGCGAACATGGTGAAGAGCGCGCCCGAGGGATTCGACGTCTACGAGAATCTCAAGCGGGTGGCTGCGCGCTTTCTGGATGTGCACATCGACTATCTCGGCCACGTGCCTTACGACGACTTCCTGCGCCGCGCCGTGCAGCGCCAGCGCGCCGTCGCCGAGGCCTATCCGGGCTCGCCGTCGGCGGCAGCCTTCCGCGAGCTGGCGGCGCGCGCGCTGAAATGGCCGCTGCCGAAGGGTGCGCGCGGCGATACCGAGTTCTTCGTCGAGCGCATGGTGGCCGGAGGTGCGACGGCATGA
- a CDS encoding protein phosphatase CheZ — translation MSGLPTQDRALAAQAEALVAALGRDDHEAAAEALAALAAFDSAHLRGRLGRLAAALHARMDALPGQAADSVAQTGHATLPGGTEAVQSLDHVTALTEQAAHRSLDLVEQGRALVSCLESSPDHATACAELRGIFNDLALAQGYQDLTGQILKRVRQLMAGVEHSLQALAEGQDSGTVATGPAVPGVDGTRSSQADADDLLAELGI, via the coding sequence ATGAGCGGCCTTCCCACCCAGGATCGGGCGCTGGCCGCACAGGCCGAGGCGCTGGTGGCCGCGCTGGGTCGTGACGACCACGAGGCCGCTGCCGAGGCGCTGGCGGCGCTGGCAGCCTTCGACAGCGCGCATCTGCGCGGTCGGCTCGGGCGGCTGGCGGCGGCGCTGCACGCGCGCATGGACGCGTTGCCGGGGCAGGCTGCCGATAGCGTTGCGCAGACCGGCCACGCCACGCTGCCCGGTGGCACTGAGGCCGTGCAGTCGCTGGATCACGTCACTGCGCTGACCGAACAGGCGGCGCACCGCTCGCTGGATCTGGTCGAGCAGGGGCGGGCGCTGGTCAGCTGCCTGGAATCATCGCCCGACCACGCCACGGCCTGCGCCGAGCTGCGCGGCATCTTTAACGACCTTGCTCTGGCGCAGGGCTACCAGGACCTCACCGGTCAGATCCTCAAGCGTGTGCGCCAGCTGATGGCGGGTGTCGAGCACAGCCTGCAGGCGCTGGCCGAAGGTCAGGACAGCGGCACAGTCGCGACCGGCCCGGCCGTGCCGGGCGTCGATGGCACGCGCAGCTCGCAGGCCGACGCCGACGACCTGCTGGCCGAGCTGGGGATCTGA
- a CDS encoding chemotaxis response regulator CheY, whose translation MNTNLRMLVVDDFSTMRRIIRNLLQDLGFKDITEADDGSTALTTLKSQEIDFVVTDWNMPGVTGIDLLKAIRGDATLKHLPVLMVTAEGKRDQIIEAAQAGVNGYIIKPFTAQTLREKLEKIFERLEQAA comes from the coding sequence ATGAATACCAATCTCCGCATGCTGGTTGTCGACGACTTCTCGACCATGCGCCGCATCATCCGCAACCTGTTGCAGGATCTCGGCTTCAAGGACATCACCGAGGCCGACGACGGCAGCACGGCGCTGACGACCCTGAAGAGTCAGGAAATCGACTTCGTCGTCACCGACTGGAATATGCCGGGTGTCACCGGCATCGACCTGCTCAAGGCCATCCGCGGCGACGCGACGCTGAAGCACCTGCCGGTGCTGATGGTCACTGCCGAGGGCAAGCGCGACCAGATCATCGAGGCCGCGCAGGCCGGGGTGAACGGCTACATCATCAAGCCCTTCACCGCGCAGACGCTGCGCGAAAAGCTCGAGAAGATCTTCGAGCGCCTGGAACAGGCCGCCTGA